In one window of Synchiropus splendidus isolate RoL2022-P1 chromosome 15, RoL_Sspl_1.0, whole genome shotgun sequence DNA:
- the znf292b gene encoding zinc finger protein 292b yields MADEEAEQDRSPENSYRETISALQQRLTELQEILVKNSEESPDPSSSEYCQELCRIFVEYAGRWKVDEEPVPLLEVYIVALLSYAQASPHLSLQCENVPLVVERLSLSFVELLLSLKEDVIPEDLWKYFQQSVKSAHSKLQENGISQLGTLSLLAQYDGVWTNIVLQEILSNEKPSQDQVEELLVQEGPVLLQMRVKQLMKDSKMDKAALLAKACADCSAFKELTHFKSIYLVSICSTTDQDHLMEELAKEDCQNALEMICNLESEGDETSAFSLCSAFLTRQLLQGDMYCAWELTLFWSKLLKRVEPSEQAFLDKCRQMSSFTKSVFHILFLIKVVQSEMETVGLPVCIEMCIRALRMESIDGNTKATVCKTISCLLPTDLEVKRACQLTEFLLEPTVDSYYAVETLYNEPDEKLDEESMPVPNSLRCELLLVFKTQWPFDPEFWDWKTLKRQCLALMGEEASIVSSIDLLNDEPEEEEEAEFSCYGDMKGAFENMISDRNDVADDKEKKREMKKLREKGFISARFRNWQAYMQYCVLCDKEFLGHRIVRHAQTHVNGGEYTCPICAQTFPSKDTLLPHVTSHVKASCKERLGAVKSHKKLTKPSLTKSVPSLSFKAENNYHKNGGSQKMDMLLQPQARYKMDISEINVCPVGDCKRSFKFFKNLIAHVKTHADDEEALSFLEMYKRKVVCQYCRRHFINVAHLNDHLQVHCGAKPYICIQLNCKASFESNNELYAHRKIHSVFKAKCMFPKCGKIFNEAFKLYNHEACHYKTFTCSVADCGKVFHTQQLLEVHVMMHSTRDTTPAKDTPDPGPSLIKQMLIAPPKHANLNTEPPVNHREIPHADESLLKSEVSTPSTEEHCKTEALDTPAMTDRIQGSVPAVIQPVNSISAESSVHRDAAPCPSANYRIPQSNVDADPNHSDFHLSHNYLPSAAQNQPQNFMSNRTTDPPIYDTSPCMMPQASATMCNSNVLRAAAPQRPTQPVLSQPLPSTGMVAPQPQAAMRPQTSTPVNSTAPITVQKERFHCAYETCFKHYSSHKNVIKHMKSSHPDFYEQWKLIRGKVKTTFVTVAIPPPAGKVGPVLNSPGNIPGPEVQRQNVIHSPTYSNFPASGSHSSQPPYIPSHNRNTPLLMNTLKSPPVPPPHTMDTSLIPPHVKVEDASKWSSVNPSDRSENPSQVYPSSLQSLLQVDSNSSSLALNVPPRAPADSLIQHSQILSAPDAPIAPRLSQTKSCTNPVSNKPGSTEATRHEQQPRFPTMAQKDDKGINLLLSDPFNLANDPEHQKRMKRSKRSKWPAILKDGKFFCSRCYRQFNSPKSLGGHLSKRSSCKPYEDSELSADLPASFLELLNSESPMHPSTLAPPASYRNETDPSIPSGPINDKPFASVNYSEEKMADCDKGQSTEDILKQIMRDSNMANPFVPPTNAQHCYPTPNVPYGVAEHLPGKSVIQHTENVLPKRDNNLFSKALYQQSMNALSASEFPDARLSQIKTESNTPASHFGSHSEHEPARQSQRVTCHPGNPSQIPDSTANPLQNSKGGQAVTWGRQALPHVKTEEQDVKERLREQILSGTFQLRNRLQDKNISSPSASCILASSSSAPFVSQLCSAEERSTPARVLPEKSPKPFVPVNDSNNSFMNQVSRDDSPLTTCSTDLDAATKFPFVSMSTSSTYFCDQMSHSEKTCEAVTSVPKGLTNSPFASVGSFNSSFLSQMACVDNALAATSTQPEGVADPSVSVSNSSNPLPNVLSSDENSSAEPEKPSSLSTDLEQLLGSQSFSGFRESAAPLQELLSPTGTVSMEADTEPTQLSSSQLQWMAEIQSAFERLNLLKELSDLSPTSRKATCNDQSYLNQLANKLHSPSKSVSHKPFVCNYGDCNFGTISGESFWKHLSKSHNYTIDMINEIKRKNGLYAPFKCLKCSKTYTRNSNLRVHYQSYHKLSANEISELDVRRRSTKSTEVVSLPGQPASTVNPANTQNTEPSNEKPPEPCPVKNEVKTEYQPGAIIPHSSMDTNKPSSFDNSCPPAGLPTSYPTTSNSSISTFHSAHGGPVTVHWANQPEKLLPRIPQQFLSSQPLGDSLASVPGPCPPSVPSHPPAPRPWPSEQLSANKLEVVNPDVRCNKKAKDKKAKPNEDANSPYRPYRCVHQGCVAAFTIQQNLILHYKAVHQSALSALTVNEEQEQSDTSEGAMDLEDGTEDGLDVDLPIITEMRCQVKDCSRLFQDGSSLLQHYTRLHEFSVERVSRFFTTGKLGKFECGYLACKATFSSYWPYIAHVKEQHKDFKLRNHENLNGSFKCEIEGCDRRYTTKSNMLRHVMKNHHKFYQSKGHLMKDEGIKQNSNAFHLQITKTSNGKENIETNKKFPQKMRDGKKGKKKISHWTNYGKPSLKSKVEAAAMCNKPFALQYPCMIKGCEAVMKSEKRILKHYIDHGLSEKYLEEQRSGFIFCKKSPKFKSRHQRNEESKSENGSELSDNEFPADGASEVNAVVDGYSKPLLRKRVPAAAVIPIPVEVKGENVDKDGNEVVKRKRGRPRKVKDSNEKRKKISHPPNDQIIPRKEPSSSSVALKAMVNDVTSLSSFKPMGFEMSFLQFLEQTNKPEVPLVAKVELTDVCKRVPGLFAKDTCVLFSNPQNLKSLSNVRVVIDKAYSGAAHKVLKQIQDMRPKVVLKRTVSL; encoded by the exons ATGGCGGACGAGGAGGCCGAGCAGGACCGCAGTCCTGAGAACAGTTACAGAGAGACCATATCTGCACTCCAACAGCGTCTGACAGAATTGCAAGAAATATTGGTGAAAAACAGCGAAGAGTCGCCAGACCCGTCTTCATCGGAGTATTGCCAGGAATTGTGCAGG ATATTTGTGGAGTATGCAGGTCGCTGGAAAGTAGATGAAGAGCCAGTGCCACTACTGGAAGTGTATATTGTTGCCCTGCTGAGTTACGCCCAGGCCTCCCCCCATCTCTCCCTCCAGTGTGAAAATGTTCCACTCGTTGTTGAAAGGCTCTCTCT AAGTTTTGTAGAATTACTCCTGTCCTTGAAAGAGGATGTTATCCCTGAAGACCTGTGGAAGTATTTCCAACAGTCAGTCAAG TCTGCCCACAGCAAACTTCAGGAGAATGGTATCAGTCAGCTTGGCACCCTCTCATTGCTGGCACAGTATGACGGCGTGTGGACCAACATTGTTCTACAAGAAATCTTGTCGAATGAGAAGCCATCGCAGGATCAAG TCGAGGAGCTCCTTGTGCAGGAGGGACCAGTGCTGCTTCAGATGAGGGTCAAGCAGCTGATGAAGGACTCTAAGATGGACAAAGCTGCATTGCTGGCAAAGGCGTGTGCTGACTGTTCAGCGTTTAAAGAACTGACTCACTTCAAGTCGATATACCTCGTCTCCATCTGCTCTACCACTGACCAGGATCACTTGATGGAAGAG CTTGCAAAAGAGGACTGTCAGAATGCCTTGGAGATGATCTGCAACCTGGAGTCAGAAGGAGATGAAACATCAGCTTTCAGTTTGTGCTCAGCTTTCCTCACAAGGCAGCTTCTTCAAGGAGATATGTACTGCGCCTG GGAGCTCACCCTGTTTTGGAGTAAACTGCTGAAGCGAGTGGAGCCATCGGAACAAGCATTCCTGGACAAGTGCCGCCAGATGTCCTCATTTACTAAGTCAGTGTTCCACATTCTGTTCCTCATCAAAGTCGTCCAGTCGGAG atgGAGACTGTGGGACTGCCTGTTTGTATTGAAATGTGCATCAGAGCGCTGCGGATGGAGTCGATTGATGGCAACACGAAGGCTACAGTTTGTAAAACCATTTCTTGTTTGCTTCCCACTGACCTGGAAGTCAAGCGGGCCTGCCAGCTCACCGAGTTTTTACTGGAGCCAACAGTGGATTCTTACTATGCTGTTGAAACTCTCTACAACGAACCAGATGAAAAGCTGGATGAGGAGAGCATGCCTGTCCCAAACTCTCTTCGCTGTGAACTGCTTCTGGTCTTTAAAACTCAATGGCCTTTTGATCCGGAGTTTTGGGACTGGAAAACTCTTAAACGTCAGTGTCTTGCACTAATGGGAGAGGAGGCTTCGATAGTTTCCTCAATCGACTTGCTCAACGAtgaacctgaggaggaggaagaggctgaGTTTTCCTGCTACGGTGACATGAAAGGCGCTTTTGAAAATATGATCAGTGACCGAAACGATGTAGCGGACGATAAAGAGAAGAAACGTGAAATGAAGAAACTGAGGGAAAAGGGTTTCATATCTGCTCGCTTCAGAAACTGGCAAGCGTACATGCAGTACTGTGTCCTCTGCGACAAGGAGTTCCTTGGCCACAGGATCGTACGTCACGCCCAAACCCACGTCAATGGTGGCGAATACACCTGTCCAATCTGTGCACAAACCTTCCCCTCAAAAGACACTTTGCTTCCCCATGTCACTTCCCACGTCAAAGCGTCCTGCAAGGAGAGACTGGGTGCCGTCAAGAGCCACAAAAAGCTAACCAAGCCCTCGCTTACGAAATCTGTTCCATCATTAAGCTTCAAGGCGGAAAATAACTATCACAAAAATGGAGGTTCACAAAAGATGGACATGTTGCTTCAGCCACAAGCTCGCTACAAAATGGACATTAGCGAGATAAATGTTTGTCCAGTGGGTGATTGCAAAAGGAGTTTTAAGTTTTTCAAAAATCTCATTGCTCATGTCAAGACTCATGCGGATGATGAAGAGGCCTTATCGTTCCTGGAAATGTATAAGAGAAAGGTAGTGTGCCAGTACTGCCGACGGCATTTCATCAACGTCGCGCATCTCAACGACCACTTGCAAGTCCACTGTGGGGCGAAGCCTTACATCTGCATACAGCTCAACTGCAAGGCTAGTTTCGAGTCCAACAATGAACTTTACGCTCATAGAAAAATTCACTCCGTTTTCAAGGCTAAATGTATGTTCCCGAAATGCGGGAAAATATTTAATGAGGCCTTCAAATTGTACAATCACGAAGCCTGCCACTATAAGACTTTCACTTGCAGTGTAGCAGATTGTGGTAAGGTGTTTCACACGCAGCAGCTCCTCGAAGTGCACGTTATGATGCACAGCACTCGTGACACCACTCCCGCTAAAGACACCCCAGACCCTGGCCCGTCACTTATTAAACAAATGCTCATTGCACCCCCTAAACATGCTAACTTGAACACTGAGCCGCCTGTAAATCACAGGGAAATTCCACATGCTGATGAGTCTTTACTGAAGTCAGAAGTGTCTACCCCGAGCACTGAGGAACATTGCAAAACAGAGGCACTAGATACTCCTGCAATGACGGATCGGATCCAAGGTTCAGTGCCTGCTGTCATTCAGCCTGTAAATTCCATTTCTGCTGAGAGCAGTGTCCATAGAGACGCAGCACCTTGTCCTTCAGCAAATTACAGGATTCCCCAGTCAAATGTTGATGCGGATCCAAACCattctgattttcatttgtcGCACAACTATCTTCCTTCTGCTGCCCAAAACCAACCGCAGAATTTCATGAGTAATAGAACCACTGATCCCCCTATTTATGACACAAGTCCTTGCATGATGCCTCAAGCTTCAGCGACAATGTGCAATAGCAATGTTTTACGAGCCGCTGCACCACAGAGGCCCACACAGCCTGTGTTGTCCCAACCACTGCCTTCCACTGGCATGGTAGCGCCACAACCACAAGCTGCAATGCGACCTCAAACCTCCACACCCGTGAACAGCACGGCTCCCATCACAGTGCAGAAGGAGCGGTTTCACTGCGCTTACGAAACCTGTTTCAAACATTACAGCTCAcacaaaaatgttattaaacACATGAAGTCTAGTCATCCAGACTTCTATGAACAGTGGAAGCTCATTCGCGGTAAAGTCAAGACGACCTTTGTCACAGTAGCCATTCCCCCTCCTGCTGGTAAAGTTGGTCCAGTTCTAAACTCGCCAGGAAACATCCCTGGGCCAGAAGTTCAGAGGCAAAATGTCATCCATTCCCCTACGTATAGCAATTTTCCTGCAAGTGGGAGTCATTCCAGTCAGCCTCCATATATCCCATCTCACAACCGGAACACACCTCTGTTAATGAACACCCTCAAAAGCCCTCCTGTTCCTCCTCCGCATACGATGGATACCAGTCTGATCCCTCCACATGTCAAAGTTGAAGATGCTTCAAAGTGGAGCTCAGTTAATCCAAGTGACCGAAGTGAAAACCCTTCCCAGGTGTATCCGTCAAGCCTGCAAAGTTTACTACAAGTGGATTCCAACTCATCCTCTCTGGCACTCAATGTGCCGCCACGCGCTCCCGCTGACTCATTGATACAGCACTCACAGATCTTGTCAGCGCCGGATGCTCCCATTGCCCCTCGTTTATCACAGACAAAAAGCTGCACCAATCCTGTATCAAATAAACCAGGAAGTACTGAGGCAACTCGACACGAGCAACAGCCCAGGTTCCCTACCATGGCCCAAAAAGATGATAAAGGAATAAACCTGCTTTTGAGTGACCCCTTCAACCTTGCGAATGATCCTGAGCATCAAAAGCGAATGAAAAGAAGCAAACGGTCTAAATGGCCAGCCATATTGAAGGATGGTAAATTTTTTTGTTCCAGGTGTTACAGACAGTTTAATAGTCCAAAATCCCTCGGGGGGCATCTGTCTAAGCGATCGAGCTGCAAACCCTATGAGGATTCCGAACTGAGCGCTGACCTACCAGCATCTTTTTTAGAGCTACTCAATTCAGAATCTCCCATGCATCCTTCAACATTAGCTCCTCCTGCTTCATATCGGAACGAGACTGATCCATCAATACCGAGCGGACCGATCAATGACAAACCTTTTGCTTCTGTTAATTATTCAGAAGAGAAGATGGCAGACTGCGACAAAGGTCAGTCCACTGAAGACATTCTGAAACAAATCATGAGGGACTCTAATATGGCCAATCCCTTTGTGCCCCCAACAAACGCGCAGCATTGTTACCCAACACCTAATGTACCGTATGGTGTTGCAGAGCACCTGCCTGGAAAATCGGTCATCCAACATACAGAGAATGTCCTGCCGAAGCGTGACAACAATTTGTTCAGCAAAGCTCTTTACCAGCAAAGTATGAATGCTCTCAGTGCAAGTGAATTTCCAGACGCGCGTCTGTcacaaatcaaaacagaaagcaatACTCCCGCTAGTCACTTTGGCAGTCACTCCGAACATGAGCCAGCAAGGCAGAGCCAGCGTGTCACTTGCCATCCTGGGAATCCCAGTCAGATACCTGACTCAACAGCAAATCCCTTGCAAAATAGCAAGGGTGGTCAAGCTGTGACATGGGGCCGGCAAGCGCTGCCCCATGTTAAAACTGAGGAACAAGATGTCAAAGAGAGACTACGGGAGCAGATCTTGTCTGGAACCTTTCAACTCAGAAACCGTTTGCAAGACAAAAATATCTCTAGCCCCAGTGCGTCTTGCATCCTAGCGAGCAGCTCCAGTGCTCCGTTTGTCAGTCAATTATGTAGTGCTGAGGAGCGCAGCACACCTGCCAGGGTCCTCCCTGAAAAAAGCCCCAAACCGTTTGTCCCAGTCAATGACTCAAACAATTCTTTCATGAATCAAGTGTCACGTGATGACAGCCCACTCACTACATGCAGCACAGACCTTGATGCTGCCACCAAATTTCCCTTCGTCTCCATGAGCACCTCCAGCACTTATTTTTGTGATCAAATGTCGCACAGTGAAAAGACTTGCGAAGCAGTTACCTCAGTTCCCAAAGGCTTAACAAACTCTCCTTTCGCCTCTGTCGGCAGCTTCAATAGTTCTTTCCTTAGTCAGATGGCGTGTGTTGACAACGCTCTTGCCGCAACCAGTACACAGCCTGAAGGTGTTGCGGACCCATCTGTGTCTGTGAGCAACTCTAGCAATCCTCTGCCTAATGTACTCTCTTCTGATGAAAACAGTAGCGCAGAGCCTGAAAAACCAAGCTCCTTATCTACTGACCTTGAACAGCTACTCGGGAGTCAAAGCTTCAGTGGCTTTAGGGAGTCTGCAGCCCCCCTGCAGGAGCTGCTAAGCCCTACAGGCACAGTGTCAATGGAAGCAGACACAGAGCCAACGCAGTTGTCCAGCAGCCAGCTTCAGTGGATGGCCGAAATCCAGAGTGCATTTGAGCGACTCAACCTGCTGAAAGAGTTGAGCGATCTGAGCCCGACCTCCAGGAAAGCTACATGCAATGACCAAAGCTATCTGAATCAATTGGCAAACAAGTTGCATTCCCCTTCCAAGTCTGTCTCACATAAACCTTTTGTGTGCAATTACGGTGACTGTAATTTTGGCACCATTTCTGGCGAATCATTTTGGAAACATCTTTCAAAAAGCCACAACTACACAATTGATATGATCAATGAAATCAAACGAAAAAATGGGCTGTATGCTCCTTTTAAGTGCCTCAAATGTAGTAAAACGTACACGCGAAACTCTAATCTCCGAGTTCATTACCAGTCTTATCATAAATTATCTGCAAATGAAATCTCAGAGTTGGATGTGAGGCGGCGGAGTACCAAGTCTACAGAGGTGGTCTCGCTTCCAGGCCAGCCGGCCTCTACTGTCAACCCAGCCAATACACAGAACACAGAACCCTCAAATGAGAAGCCGCCAGAGCCATGTCCAGTCAAAAATGAAGTCAAGACAGAATACCAACCAGGTGCAATCATACCCCATTCCAGCATGGACACAAATAAACCCAGCAGTTTCGACAACAGCTGCCCTCCTGCTGGACTGCCTACCTCATATCCTACTACATCAAACTCCTCCATATCAACATTTCACTCGGCACATGGCGGGCCTGTCACAGTACACTGGGCTAACCAACCAGAGAAGCTTCTGCCCAGGATACCGCAACAGTTCTTGAGCAGCCAGCCGCTGGGAGACAGTTTGGCCAGTGTTCCTGGTCCCTGTCCTCCATCTGTTCCCTCTCATCCTCCTGCCCCACGACCTTGGCCTTCAGAACAGTTGTCTGCCAACAAGCTGGAAGTTGTAAATCCTGACGTCCGCTGCAACAAAAAGGcgaaagataaaaaggcaaaacCCAATGAGGATGCAAATAGTCCGTACCGACCCTACCGCTGCGTTCACCAGGGCTGTGTGGCAGCTTTCACCATCCAGCAGAACCTCATCCTGCACTACAAGGCTGTGCACCAGTCCGCCCTGTCCGCCCTCACCGTCAATGAAGAGCAAGAGCAGAGTGACACATCAGAGGGCGCGATGGACCTGGAGGATGGAACCGAGGACGGGTTAGATGTCGATTTGCCCATCATTACTGAAATGAGATGTCAAGTGAAAGACTGCTCCAGACTCTTCCAAGACGGTTCCAGCTTGTTGCAGCATTACACTCGACTCCATGAGTTCAGCGTCGAGCGAGTCAGTCGTTTCTTCACCACTGGCAAGCTCGGGAAATTTGAATGCGGCTACCTAGCATGCAAGGCCACCTTCTCTTCCTATTGGCCGTACATTGCCCATGTGAAAGAGCAGCATAAAGATTTCAAGCTTCGCAACCATGAGAATCTCAACGGCTCCTTTAAGTGCGAGATCGAAGGCTGCGATCGAAGATACACGACCAAGTCCAACATGCTCAGGCACGTCATGAAAAACCACCACAAGTTCTATCAAAGTAAAGGCCACCTCATGAAGGACGAAGGGATAAAGCAGAACTCCAATGCCTTTCATCTTCAAATCACTAAGACGAGCAATGGAAAGGAAAATATCGAAACCAATAAAAAGTTCCCCCAAAAGATGCGTGATgggaaaaaagggaagaaaaagatCAGTCACTGGACAAATTATGGAAAACCTTCCCTCAAGTCCAAAGTGGAGGCAGCAGCGATGTGTAACAAGCCCTTTGCCCTGCAGTACCCCTGCATGATCAAGGGCTGCGAGGCCGTCATGAAGTCGGAGAAACGCATCTTGAAACATTACATCGATCACGGCCTTTCCGAAAAATACCTAGAGGAGCAGAGAAGTGGCTTCATATTTTGCAAAAAGTCCCCCAAATTCAAGTCCCGTCATCAGCGAAATGAAGAGTCCAAATCAGAAAACGGCTCAGAACTGTCTGACAATGAGTTCCCAGCAGACGGGGCGTCAGAGGTCAATGCCGTTGTGGACGGGTACTCCAAACCCCTGCTACGCAAGAGGGTCCCCGCTGCGGCTGTGATACCAATACCCGTCGAGGTCAAAGGGGAGAATGTTGACAAAGATGGCAACGAAGTAGTGAAACGCAAACGTGGGCGCCCCAGGAAAGTCAAGGACTCAAAtgagaaaaggaagaaaattTCTCATCCTCCCAATGACCAGATCATTCCCCGCAAAGAGCCCAGCAGCTCCTCCGTGGCCCTGAAGGCGATGGTGAACGACGTCACTTCTTTGTCCTCATTCAAACCCATGGGATTCGAGATGTCTTTTCTCCAATTCCTGGAGCAAACCAATAAGCCTGAGGTTCCCCTGGTTGCAAAGGTGGAATTGACTGATGTCTGCAAAAGGGTCCCGGGTCTGTTCGCCAAAGACACGTGTGTTCTCTTCAGCAACCCTCAGAATTTGAAATCGCTGAGCAACGTCCGAGTCGTCATCGACAAGGCTTACTCCGGAGCCGCCCACAAGGTTCTGAAGCAGATCCAAGACATGCGTCCTAAAGTGGTGTTAAAGAGAACCGTCAGCTTGTAA
- the pcare2 gene encoding uncharacterized protein pcare2, translated as MGCSPSKGKLFSKPENTRDHNLPVVQDSPENVTKPETKEENRRPDIIQETSSQRTKDEESGKPTEELTPGEGEKELLRNDKATKIEKRKKNKHKRRCSNRHRKSSLIQPKFEFPPQMVRAHQAAYSYLNPNISKYETLLGLLDQAAQTQLSLQPMMSALVMRFEEINQALEEMAEEGELMLREHGEYMAFPSGMLRSAILPAKSKTGQMYHIDPPPDLLQQLLQHSTEKMRLVGGSARALGDTTLQEATDYYASLSRVLDEKLQTKQAVERRLTLVLARVEVAAMSKSNPEDTALHSEDSGIGGENESLTGSERRHRGSAGSGSSGSGVHLRSPLGSPPNNSSNLVEDDEEEEDEEEEEEDEDENGLQRKRSNSSPPDPCHAIMYMRAKYIQQMKPTLKRPMTASTPTKPELLSSSRCANIATELQRSQRELDQRIKLMADMKELAGPHYDTYRSGLRRNSLCGLGAAPKLLPRNGSSGTAPILAPLPPRRQSVRRLINTFSQGVDGRPGQSLANVPHHIRGQRKVPLNTDGNNGNNNNNSWPDSKDDVDVDNLPPPPPEVLMDDSFQSMAGIQGNGEGPVDDSVLLTVTNQKPIASQRLRAGIQNVELLPNRANVGPRCQPTSLTQNAEDDLHLAQGRKIIHQKNESINNGNIVDVSRVSPGLTHEGVMAPSLPVTAPPVSRMRLPPSCPAVRHRYPSPPVFRPPSRPGSPKTRADRNEEIFPSVSFKDARSVFCQRESQNPSGGLGAPTSYGETSRGRMLSRRTDSSVRRTQSAQPASSTSRKQHP; from the coding sequence ATGGGGTGCTCTCCCTCAAAAGGAAAACTTTTTTCAAAACCAGAAAACACTAGAGACCACAATCTGCCCGTGGTGCAGGACTCGCCTGAAAATGTTACAAAGCCGGAGACCAAGGAGGAAAACAGACGCCCAGATATAATACAAGAAACATCGAGTCAAAGGACCAAGGATGAGGAGTCAGGCAAACCGACAGAAGAACTGACTCCAGGAGAAGGTGAAAAGGAGCTTTTAAGGAATGACAAGGCCACAAagatagaaaaaagaaaaaagaataaacaTAAGCGAAGATGCAGCAACAGGCACAGGAAGTCTTCCTTGATTCAGCCAAAGTTTGAGTTTCCACCGCAGATGGTTAGAGCTCACCAGGCAGCATATAGCTACCTGAACCCAAATATCTCCAAATATGAGACACTGTTGGGTTTGCTGGATCAAGCAGCCCAAACCCAACTGAGCCTCCAGCCCATGATGTCTGCTCTGGTGATGCGTTTTGAGGAGATTAACCAGGCTCTGGAGGAGATGGCCGAGGAAGGGGAGCTGATGCTGAGGGAACATGGGGAATACATGGCTTTTCCTTCTGGGATGTTGCGCTCAGCTATTCTGCCGGCTAAATCAAAAACAGGGCAAATGTATCATATCGATCCTCCGCCAGATCTGTTGCAGCAACTCCTTCAGCACTCAACTGAGAAAATGCGACTGGTTGGGGGTTCAGCTCGGGCACTCGGGGACACTACCCTTCAAGAGGCGACAGATTACTACGCTTCACTTTCGAGAGTACTGGATGAGAAGCTGCAGACAAAGCAGGCTGTCGAGCGAAGGTTGACCCTGGTGCTAGCACGGGTTGAGGTGGCCGCTATGAGTAAGTCGAACCCGGAGGACACCGCTCTGCACAGTGAGGACAGTGGCATCGGAGGGGAGAATGAAAGTTTGACTGGTTCTGAAAGGCGCCACAGGGGGAGTGCTGGTTCTGGAAGCAGTGGCTCAGGGGTCCACCTTCGAAGTCCTTTAGGGAGTCCCCCGAACAATTCATCGAATCTCGTCgaggatgacgaggaggaagaagatgaggaggaggaggaggaggatgaggatgagaatGGACTTCAAAGGAAACGATCAAATTCTTCGCCACCAGATCCATGCCACGCTATTATGTACATGCGTGCAAAGTACATCCAGCAGATGAAACCCACGCTTAAGCGTCCGATGACGGCATCGACTCCAACCAAACCTGAGCTGCTCTCATCGAGCAGATGTGCGAACATAGCAACAGAGCTGCAGAGAAGCCAGAGGGAACTGGATCAGCGGATCAAGCTGATGGCTGATATGAAGGAGCTAGCCGGACCTCACTATGACACTTACAGGTCCGGACTAAGACGAAATTCACTCTGTGGTTTAGGAGCTGCTCCAAAACTCTTACCCAGGAATGGTTCATCGGGTACAGCACCGATCTTAGCACCACTGCCACCAAGGCGCCAGTCTGTGAGAAGGCTGATCAACACATTCAGTCAGGGGGTAGATGGTAGACCAGGACAGAGCCTTGCCAATGTACCACATCACATAAGAGGACAGAGGAAAGTGCCTCTGAATACAGATGGGAACAATggaaacaacaataacaacagctGGCCTGACAGCAAggatgatgtggatgttgacaaccttcccccacctcctccagagGTGCTTATGGATGACTCATTTCAGAGTATGGCGGGAATACAAGGTAACGGTGAGGGTCCTGTGGACGATTCAGTCCTTCTTACAGTAACAAACCAAAAGCCAATTGCTTCTCAGCGTTTAAGAGCCGGCATTCAAAATGTTGAGCTTCTTCCAAATAGAGCCAATGTGGGGCCAAGATGCCAGCCAACATCACTGACGCAGAATGCAGAAGATGACCTTCATCTTGCTCAAGGTCGTAAAATCATACACCAGAAAAACGAGTCAATAAACAATGGAAACATTGTAGATGTCAGTCGAGTGAGCCCTGGACTTACTCACGAGGGAGTCATGGCTCCATCCCTGCCGGTAACAGCTCCACCGGTCTCACGCATGAGACTCCCTCCATCGTGTCCAGCTGTTCGCCACAGATATCCAAGCCCTCCTGTTTTCAGACCTCCTTCCCGACCAGGTTCTCCAAAGACACGTGCAGATAGGAATGAAGAAATCTTTCCCTCTGTGTCATTCAAAGACGCACGATCAGTCTTCTGTCAGCGTGAGTCTCAGAACCCCTCAGGAGGATTGGGGGCTCCCACGTCATATGGAGAAACTTCCAGAGGCCGGATGCTTTCAAGAAGGACGGACAGCAGCGTTCGTCGCACCCAGTCTGCGCAACCGGCAAGCTCAACATCCAGAAAACAACATCCATGA